In Ischnura elegans chromosome 6, ioIscEleg1.1, whole genome shotgun sequence, one genomic interval encodes:
- the LOC124161279 gene encoding sodium-dependent phosphate transport protein 2B-like isoform X1 yields the protein MANPEKPPVELSNNNEIITVTTDIDSIQKAKEDGGGERRRRGVRIAFGIGRTVALVILLYFFICSLDLMSNGFRLVGGKATSTVLQESIGLSSPVAGLMVGILITVLVQSSSTSTSIIVSMTAAGLLDVRAGIPVVMGANVGTSVTSTIVSFTHAGQREDFGRAFSGATVHDCFNWLTVIVLLPLEITTGYLYHTSLAIVNSLSYGKDTGGIGVNILKQATDPFTRCIVQLNSSVITAWSQNNPDYDNATLLKTWCKKDNSTGELVECEYLLKYLGSIGDTAVGAILLVASLILLFLCMGTMVKMLQTLLKGPMASAIRRTINAEVPKAPWLGGYISLIVGCLATVLLQSSSVVTSLLTPLVGLGLVSLERAYPLTIGSNLGTTGTALLASLSSSTSPPLQMALTHMLFNATGILLFYPIPFMRWPVPMAYALGRAASKRRWMAIVYLIVAFLLLPTLVFVLSKVDETYITLYCVLSIAILIVVCIIVINLLQKRHPQVLPQRLRDWKWLPLWMRSLGWADNSIEAVGDFFARHSSGCRCCSRTKTDSLKSVEMSRTDLSEGVDNNVVIVERQKSSELDLTRTSEVNDKKNSAQGCINLTYDSSV from the exons AAACCTCCTGTCGAGCTGAGCAACAACAATGAAATCATCACCGTCACAACTGATATCGACAGTATACAAAAAGCGAAAG AAGATGGAGGTGGCGAGAGACGCAGGCGTGGAGTTCGCATCGCCTTTGGCATCGGAAGGACTGTAGCTCTCGTCATCCTGCTTTACTTCTTCATCTGCTCCCTTGACCTCATGTCCAATGGATTCCGTCTTGTCGGCGGCAAGGCCACGA GTACTGTATTGCAGGAAAGCATCGGTCTCAGCAGTCCAGTGGCCGGCCTCATGGTCGGCATCCTGATCACAGTTCTTGTCCAGAGCTCTTCCACGTCCACCTCAATCATCGTCTCCATGACCGCTGCTGGAT TACTGGACGTGCGCGCCGGGATCCCAGTGGTGATGGGTGCCAACGTGGGAACTTCGGTGACGAGCACCATCGTGTCCTTCACACACGCGGGCCAGCGTGAGGACTTCGGCCGCGCCTTCTCCGGCGCCACCGTCCACGACTGCTTCAACTGGCTCACCGTCATCGTGCTCCTGCCATTAGAGATCACCACTG GGTATTTGTACCACACCAGCTTGGCAATCGTGAATTCTCTATCATATGGCAAGGACACTGGCGGCATAGGCGTCAACATTTTGAAACAAGCTACTGATCCATTTACTCGCTGCATCGTACAG CTCAACAGCAGTGTCATCACGGCTTGGTCCCAAAATAATCCAGATTATGATAATGCAACTCTGCTAAAGACGTGGTGTAAAAAGGATAACAGTACAGGAGAACTTGTGGAAT GTGAATATTTGCTCAAATATCTCGGAAGTATTGGTGATACTGCTGTAGGGGCTATACTTTTGGTAGCATCCTTAATTCTTCTTTTCCTGTGCATGGGAACAATGGTGAAAATGCTTCAAACGTTACTGAAAG GGCCAATGGCATCAGCTATCCGCCGTACCATCAATGCTGAAGTGCCGAAGGCCCCGTGGCTTGGAGGATACATTTCCCTTATCGTTGGCTGCCTGGCAACTGTGCTGCTGCAGTCCTCCTCAGTCGTGACTTCCCTGCTCACGCCACTCGTCGGTCTCGGCCTCGTCTCATTGGAAAGAGCATATCCTCTCACGATTGGATCCAACCTTGGCACAACCGGCACAGCCCTGTTAGCTTCACTATCCAGCTCCACAAGTCCTCCTCTTCAAATGGCCCTGACCCACATGCTCTTCAATGCGACCGGCATCCTTCTATTCTATCCCATACCGTTCATGAGGTGGCCTGTGCCAATGGCATATGCCCTCGGCAGGGCAGCATCCAAGCGACGTTGGATGGCCATTGTCTACCTCATAGTGGCTTTTCTCTTACTTCCAACTCTTGTTTTCGTCCTCTCGAAGGTTGACGAGACATACATCACGCTGTATTGCGTGCTCAGCATTGCCATATTGATTGTGGTGTGCATCATAGTGATAAACTTGCTCCAGAAACGACACCCTCAAGTTCTCCCCCAGCGTCTGAGAGACTGGAAGTGGCTTCCACTTTGGATGAGGAGCTTAGGGTGGGCTGACAATAGCATTGAGGCCGTCGGAGACTTTTTTGCCAGGCACTCGAGTGGATGCAGATGTTGTTCGAGAACAAAGACTGACAGCTTGAAATCTGTTGAAATGAGCCGGACTGATTTGAGTGAAGGTGTAGATaataatgttgttattgttgagaGACAGAAGAGTAGTGAGCTGGATCTCACTAGGACATCAGAGGTGAATGACAAAAAGAATAGTGCGCAAGGCTGCATCAACCTCACGTATGACAGTAGTGTGTGa
- the LOC124161279 gene encoding sodium-dependent phosphate transport protein 2B-like isoform X2 — MANPEKPPVELSNNNEIITVTTDIDSIQKAKDGGGERRRRGVRIAFGIGRTVALVILLYFFICSLDLMSNGFRLVGGKATSTVLQESIGLSSPVAGLMVGILITVLVQSSSTSTSIIVSMTAAGLLDVRAGIPVVMGANVGTSVTSTIVSFTHAGQREDFGRAFSGATVHDCFNWLTVIVLLPLEITTGYLYHTSLAIVNSLSYGKDTGGIGVNILKQATDPFTRCIVQLNSSVITAWSQNNPDYDNATLLKTWCKKDNSTGELVECEYLLKYLGSIGDTAVGAILLVASLILLFLCMGTMVKMLQTLLKGPMASAIRRTINAEVPKAPWLGGYISLIVGCLATVLLQSSSVVTSLLTPLVGLGLVSLERAYPLTIGSNLGTTGTALLASLSSSTSPPLQMALTHMLFNATGILLFYPIPFMRWPVPMAYALGRAASKRRWMAIVYLIVAFLLLPTLVFVLSKVDETYITLYCVLSIAILIVVCIIVINLLQKRHPQVLPQRLRDWKWLPLWMRSLGWADNSIEAVGDFFARHSSGCRCCSRTKTDSLKSVEMSRTDLSEGVDNNVVIVERQKSSELDLTRTSEVNDKKNSAQGCINLTYDSSV; from the exons AAACCTCCTGTCGAGCTGAGCAACAACAATGAAATCATCACCGTCACAACTGATATCGACAGTATACAAAAAGCGAAAG ATGGAGGTGGCGAGAGACGCAGGCGTGGAGTTCGCATCGCCTTTGGCATCGGAAGGACTGTAGCTCTCGTCATCCTGCTTTACTTCTTCATCTGCTCCCTTGACCTCATGTCCAATGGATTCCGTCTTGTCGGCGGCAAGGCCACGA GTACTGTATTGCAGGAAAGCATCGGTCTCAGCAGTCCAGTGGCCGGCCTCATGGTCGGCATCCTGATCACAGTTCTTGTCCAGAGCTCTTCCACGTCCACCTCAATCATCGTCTCCATGACCGCTGCTGGAT TACTGGACGTGCGCGCCGGGATCCCAGTGGTGATGGGTGCCAACGTGGGAACTTCGGTGACGAGCACCATCGTGTCCTTCACACACGCGGGCCAGCGTGAGGACTTCGGCCGCGCCTTCTCCGGCGCCACCGTCCACGACTGCTTCAACTGGCTCACCGTCATCGTGCTCCTGCCATTAGAGATCACCACTG GGTATTTGTACCACACCAGCTTGGCAATCGTGAATTCTCTATCATATGGCAAGGACACTGGCGGCATAGGCGTCAACATTTTGAAACAAGCTACTGATCCATTTACTCGCTGCATCGTACAG CTCAACAGCAGTGTCATCACGGCTTGGTCCCAAAATAATCCAGATTATGATAATGCAACTCTGCTAAAGACGTGGTGTAAAAAGGATAACAGTACAGGAGAACTTGTGGAAT GTGAATATTTGCTCAAATATCTCGGAAGTATTGGTGATACTGCTGTAGGGGCTATACTTTTGGTAGCATCCTTAATTCTTCTTTTCCTGTGCATGGGAACAATGGTGAAAATGCTTCAAACGTTACTGAAAG GGCCAATGGCATCAGCTATCCGCCGTACCATCAATGCTGAAGTGCCGAAGGCCCCGTGGCTTGGAGGATACATTTCCCTTATCGTTGGCTGCCTGGCAACTGTGCTGCTGCAGTCCTCCTCAGTCGTGACTTCCCTGCTCACGCCACTCGTCGGTCTCGGCCTCGTCTCATTGGAAAGAGCATATCCTCTCACGATTGGATCCAACCTTGGCACAACCGGCACAGCCCTGTTAGCTTCACTATCCAGCTCCACAAGTCCTCCTCTTCAAATGGCCCTGACCCACATGCTCTTCAATGCGACCGGCATCCTTCTATTCTATCCCATACCGTTCATGAGGTGGCCTGTGCCAATGGCATATGCCCTCGGCAGGGCAGCATCCAAGCGACGTTGGATGGCCATTGTCTACCTCATAGTGGCTTTTCTCTTACTTCCAACTCTTGTTTTCGTCCTCTCGAAGGTTGACGAGACATACATCACGCTGTATTGCGTGCTCAGCATTGCCATATTGATTGTGGTGTGCATCATAGTGATAAACTTGCTCCAGAAACGACACCCTCAAGTTCTCCCCCAGCGTCTGAGAGACTGGAAGTGGCTTCCACTTTGGATGAGGAGCTTAGGGTGGGCTGACAATAGCATTGAGGCCGTCGGAGACTTTTTTGCCAGGCACTCGAGTGGATGCAGATGTTGTTCGAGAACAAAGACTGACAGCTTGAAATCTGTTGAAATGAGCCGGACTGATTTGAGTGAAGGTGTAGATaataatgttgttattgttgagaGACAGAAGAGTAGTGAGCTGGATCTCACTAGGACATCAGAGGTGAATGACAAAAAGAATAGTGCGCAAGGCTGCATCAACCTCACGTATGACAGTAGTGTGTGa